A window of Fusarium falciforme chromosome 1, complete sequence genomic DNA:
CAAACAGAATCACACCCTTGATAAGTTTGATAATATCTTTTCCACTATGCTTGGTCCGTTATCTATGCCGTAGCTGCTTACAATTACACTCCCAATTGGCCCTAGTGTGCGGCTTATTTCCTCACCCTCGTCCGGTTGAGCTGACAAATGAGTTGCCTCAAGTCCTTGGCCGTCGATCCTCAAACATGGGGTCAATCAGGAACCACCCCTGCGACCACTCAATCATCCCGTCCAACTACCGACAACGTCTCAATCATCTCACAAGCAAGAGGAATTAATTACTCAACTGACGCCTCGAGCTCTCGCGGGCTGCAACCATGTTCCGCCATCTTATGTCCGCCAAGGTGCGCTCCAACGCCGGCTGCTGGACCTGTCGCCTGCGCCGCAAAAAGTGCGACGAGAAGAGGCCCGTCTGCGACGGCTGCGGCGCCCTCGAGATCACCTGCCACTATGAGGACGAGAAGCCCGAATGGATGGACGGCGGGCCAAAGCAAAaggccatggctgagaagatcaaggcccaggtcaagaagcaggccaGCCAGCGCCGCGACCGCAAGTACATGGAGATGCTTGAGGCCGGCACGCGCAACGTCACCCTCCAGAACGGCGAGCACGATGCCGCCATGTCTGCTGCTTCTGATACGGATCCTCCTTCTGGCCACGACGTGGGCTCGACTCCGGCTTCCAGCAACACCAGTGGCGCGTCGCCTCCTGATATGCCCTGGCACAGCCACTTCTCGGTTCGCACAGAGGACCACTCCAACGCTACTGGAGCAAGCACTGAAGTTCACTTTATCATGATCTACCTCGACTATGTCTTTCCCCATCTCTTCCCCTTCTACCGTCCACCGATTCTTGCCGGCGGTCGAGGCTGGGTCCTCGACGTGCTGCAGAGCAACAAGTCTGTCTGGCACACAGCCATCTCGCTCACATCCTACTTCTTCAGCATCGTCATGGCCAATGGCGAGAAGCAACACGAGGAGTGTACCAACCGAATGGTCCACCAGTTGCAGTCCCAGCTTGAGATGGGTCTACGGGAACTGCAGCGTGAGATGAGCGCCGTCAACCACACGTCATCTGCCGCCGGCGTCCGTGACAAGCTCCTGGTCCTCCAGGCCATCCTACAGATGCTCATCTTTGAAGTGTCCACCAGTAACAAGGACCATTGGAGGATGCACCTCGACGCCGCTCTCACAATGTTCCAGCAGATCCTGCCTCAGCCCGAGCAATGGGGTGAGACCATAGAGGCCCTCTACAGCTATCGTTGGCCACCGCCAGAGATGGGAATACGCAGACCCTTCAGTACCAGCCAAGCTGCCCTGCGTTTCTTCACAGCCAACATCCTCTACATCGACGTCATGTCCAGCATCACACTTGAGCAGGCCCCGCGTCTACAAAAGTACCAGGCGCAGGTCATTCCAGGCTGCAGAGCTCACACTTCACCAGAAGAGATGCGCATCTCTGGTTCGCTCTTTATGGAGGAGTACATTGGTCTTCAGAACTGGGTCGTCCAGATGATCGGCGACATTGCCGCTCTGGATGCTTGGAAGAAGGAGCAGAGGAAAGCAAACTCTCTGTCGATGACTGAGCTTGTCCAGCGTGGTAAAGTCATGGAGGATGCCATCAAGGGTGGTCTCAGTGTCCTCGAGGCTCAGTTTGCATCCTGCAGTCCCACCATCGATCCCATCCTAAACAGGGTCGTGGCCGAGCCTGCGCCTCTATCCCATATGCCCgactccaaggccaaggaggctcctggcctcgccatcaacaacatcatctgGCTGCAAGCCGCACACACCTACCTCCATGTCGTCATCTCTGGCTGGCAACCCTCTTGCCCAGAGATCCGATGCTCCGTCTCCCGCATGACCTCTCTCCTGATGGACCTCCCCACAAACACCTGCCTGAGAACCCTGGTCTGGCCATTCTGCATTGCAGGTTGTCTCTCACCgcccgaggacgaggacaagtACCGTGCAATGATAGAGCGCATGGGGCCCTTAAATGTGTTTGGCACGGCTAGGGAGGCGCTCGAGGTCATGGAAAAGGTTTGGGCTCAACGAGATCAGATTGATGAGAGTTGGGACGTGGCCAAATGCCTTCGGATTTTGGGACATGGAGTTTTGCTGATTTGATACCCTGGATATTTGCCTCGCCTGACAACAGAGGCATGAGGTTTGGTCTATAATGATGGTTTTCCTGAGTGTTTACGAAAGGGAACAAGTTGCAAGGAAGGAATCTTAAGTCTTTAGCATAGTGAGTGTTTCTATTTATCATGATTCAAGATGTGAGAAGGGCTCAAGTCCGAACAATTCATCCCATTTTTTATTCATTTTATAATGTTGAAACCGATCTAACCAGAAGACATTACCATTTGTTTCCCAAGCCCAGTCAAAAAGCACAAGCATATccaatctattataatccaGAGCTGACCCAATTCATCATCTAGACCCTTTTTCCACCAAACAGAGTCTGCCTCTTTTCTAGCAGACCCAGATCCCACCATCCTTCCACTCGTTCCATGAGGGTCTTGCGAGCAGACTTGACCCTCTCGAGAAGAGGACTCCGGGGTCCATCGTCGACAAAGCTCGGCGACGACGGCACCTGCAGCATCGGGGGCAGAGGCGGCAGATCCTCCACCGGCTTGGGCGTCTCCCTCAGCTGCACCCTCTTCACGCGGACGGGCGCCGTGGGGGGCGGGGGGAACCACGGCTGGCGAGCGCTCTCGGCGTCAGACGAGTCGCTGTCGAAACGCTTCTCGGGCTGCGCCATGGCCATCGTCCCCAGGCTCCGGGCCCGACTCACTGCCGCTCCTCCGAGCGGGCGAGCCGGGGCCTTGACCTCCCCCATCTCCCCACGGCCGCACCTTCAGCCCTCAATGTCCTTGGGAGCAGGGCGGGAAGCGCCCTTGGTTCGCTTCCACAGGCATCCAGAGGTGATGGCGGAAAAGGCAAAGAGCACGCACAGGGCGATGCTGAGGCCCCAGATGGACTTGATCTGGTAGCACGAGGCCTTGTCGGCGTCTACCCAGCGGAAGGTGTTGCTCTGGGAGTGGTAGACGTTGTGGAAGAGCGAGTTGACAAAGTTGGCCGTGTTGCCGTCTGAAGGGAACTTGGGGCACGAGAGGTAGCTGACGGGCTTGCCGACTGTGCAGGCCACGACGATGCAGGCGATAAGAAGGCACAGGTCGGCGCCtgtggcgaggaggagggggagcaTGCCGTCCCAGTAGAGGATGTAGGAGATGGCGATGTAAAGGGTAGAGATACAGGCCTGGGGAGTCAGTTACTAGCCCCTATTCAAGAATATGTTCAACTTACAACAACCAGTGTGCCAATCAGGGCCGACGGGGCAGCATAGTCGGCAGCAACCATCTCAGAGATGAAGTTGGAGGTGAGaccgatgatggtgatgaaggagatgaaCTCCATGGCTCGCATGGCAGTCCATGTGTGCCCGAGGGCGCCGAGGGCGGGCATGGGCTGCATCCTGGACTTTCGTGTAGCGGGcgtggagagggagagacgaGGGCGCGACGATCCGGCGGTGCGCAGGGGGAGGTTCTTGGAGTAGAAGGGGATGGACGGAGAAGCTATTGTGTCTTTCAAAGGTCCCGCCTTGAGAAGAGGCGAGAGATCGGTTTTCGTTAAAGAAAAGGGTGTGATAAAGACGAAGATCGTTGATCGTTTGAGAGAATGGTCGTTGCGTTAAGATTTCGTGATGGACTTTAGAGAGAGAGACGAAAACCCAGAAACCCAAAAAGAGTACAAAGGAAAATAAGGAAATAgacaaaaaggaaaaaaaggaagATTGTTGTCTTTGTTGTGTAAGTTTGCTTgatgaagagaaagagagaaaaggaatCTTGTAAACGCCCGAAACCCCGTGTCTTTAtacaccatcaacaacaagaaaGAGACATCAACATTCAAGGTTTTTCTTGGCTCTTGTTTCCAATTACAGCAGCCGCCCGGCCTAGCAGCCCGTGAAACCAACCCATCGCGCTTCAACAGAACCACCCCGTCGCGAGATGACACAAAGAGAACCAAGATTTCCTCTCCCCTTCAGCGGCTGCTGCTTCAAGGTCCACTAGCCAATGAGAGCCACTCGATCGGGTTGTCCTCCAGAGCTGGCGCTTAACCACCAGGGACAGGGGTGTAAGTCAATAGCCGCGCAGGCGTTTCGCACTTGGCAGGGTCACGATTGGACGAGAGCTGAAGTTGGCAGTTCGTGAGCCTCATGAATTTGTTTTGGATGAGGTCGCAGACGCGGCGAGATTGGAGGGTCTCTCAGTGGGTGTAACCACTGTTTGCCCATTGTTGTGCCATTTACCAAGAGAAGCTATTCTAGGAGCATGATCCTACTACACCCGGTAGCTTGGGTTTGGGTCTCTTGTTTGGTCAACGACGCTAGGTTCTTGGTTCTCAATCCTTGCTGATTCACGGTTCAGCCCATGGTGAGGATGAACTGCCGAGAGACAGAGTTTAGTCTTCACCTGAATCTGCATCCATGCAATGCACGTCGATCCGATGCTGGCGATCCGATACGGCGCATTAGACAAAAGGGGCTGGGGACGGTGGTTTGAAAATAGAGCGACATGACATGTCAGTTCATTTTGTTGCGCCAGACGCCTATCTAGGATCCTATCATGAAAACAAACATGCTGCCTCTTTGCTTTGTTATCCGTACATACATTCTCAATGCTGCTTGCTCACTAGACGAGAGCCCAGGCAACCGCGTGGCCCATCCCCCGTCCAGTTCCACCACACCCAGACGCGCTTATTCCGCTAGCTCAGCCCAGGAGATCGTCCATGGCAGAGCCGCCAGTCTTGGGCGCCGCGTTGCCGCTAGAGGAGCCCGCGGAGGGGGCACCCCAGATTCCGGCActgctcttctccttggccagctgGCCCATGGTAGGCCCAGCGGTGGGCGTGCTGGACTTCTTGATGCCGGCACTTGCCTTGCCCCAAAGAGCACCAAAGGCAtctcctccagcagcaggGGGCTTGGCTCCGGGGCTGGTGACGGGCTTCATGTTGGCCATGGTGGTTGGTGCGTTGGAAGCACTAGACATGCCTGGCAGGCCAGACACCGAGGCGGGCTTCGCGGGTTGCGCTTGAACGGTGCCAAAGTAGTTGGGCCCGGACTGGAAGCCTCCTTGCTGGGCGGCAGGGGCGGCAGCAGGAGCGGCAGCAGGAATGCTAAAGGCAGAGTAGTTGACTCCGGGAGTGCCCCTGGCGCTATTCGCGGGTGAGATTGACGCCATGCTGACCATCTGGCTGATGTCGGCCTGCTGGGGGGCCGACTGGGGTTGGGGAGCAGCAAAGTGAGCAGTTGTAGAAGCTGCCGATGTCACGGCGGGCGCAGCGGTCTGAGCAAAGTTGCTGGAGGCTGCAGGCTGGGCCGCAGGAGTAGCAGACTGGAAGTCGTCaaactcgtcgtcgtcgtccgcTGGCGctgaggcggcggcggtgttAGTAGGAGCCATAGCAGCAAAGCTGGACGCGGCCGGCGCCGCAGAGGATGATGCCGGCGCAGTATCATCGAAAGAGAACAGGTCCACCTcaggctccttcttcttgggaggcTCAGctgccttcttggccgccgGGGCTCGCTCTGGTCTCTTCGCAGCAGCTCGGGATGCAGGAGCTGGcctctcatcctcgtcaaactCATCATACTCTTCGAATCGGTCAGCTCTGCtaccgctgccgctgccgccgccctctCGCCAATCGTCGCTCTGGCCACCGAAACCACCGCCATCCCCATAGACACCTCCAGAGTAACCACCAAAGTTGGCACCGCCGCTGCTACCACCGCCATAGTCGGCACTCTCGCTGCCAAAGCCGCCATAGCGACCAGAGCTGCCACTCGAGAAGCCGCCGCCAAAGGTCGCGCCACCTTCGACGCCAGTATACTTGTTCTTGGTCGCACGCGCCTTCTTGCGCTCGGATCGGATGCGGTCGACGTCGCTTAGGAGCTCGGCAAGCTCCTTGGCCCTGTTGCGCACATTGATACCCTGGTCCTTTCCGTTCTGATCAATAAAATGGAATTGGCGGAGCATCTTGAGGAGGGAGATGTGTCCCCGGGCATCATCAATCACGCGCTCGGAGCCGTGCTTGATGAGGAACTCGAGTAGTTGGAGGGCCTTGTAAATCTGACGCCActcctcggcggccttcTCGGTGAAGCGACGATAGATCATGGGCATGATCTCGTTGAGGGTTTGGCTGATTATGGTCAGCAGCTGGAGAGACGCATCGATTTGATTGGCGTACTAGTTGAAGGTGCCGTTGGCAATCTCTTGCATCAGGGTGGAGGAGGCTCCCCAGGGTTCGTTGTTCGTCGCCTCGCGAACCTGCGCATCATCGTAAGCCCAACGTGTCACGGCGACAGCAACAGCGACATCGGTCGCGCAGAGGCCAACCGACCTTTGCCTCCATCTCAGTAAAGTTCATAACAGCTGCGCATAGCGTCAGTAACCGTCAGGCGCAGCAGGCGAGGCCGCATAGGGAGTACCATTTTGGGCCTTTCGAAATCCAGCCTTGAGGTCATACAAGGTCAGGTTCGAGACCGTGCTCTTCAAGTCGTTGAGATCCATGGCGAGAAATCCAAGAAGCACAAAACCGCtagaagatggagagatcTACCGCAAAGAACGGATAGTTCAGGCGagatgttgctgctgttgctgccgcTCTGCGGATTGGGTAGATATTCCAACAAGATATGGGTGTCAAAGGAGCCCCTTGCGCCAACGCATCCTGGACACTTGGACACTTCCCAACGCGGCAGCGCGGACTCGGCGTGGATCATAGCTTGTCACGTGACGCTCCACCAACCATGATTAGGTTCTATTGGGGAATGAATAGAGGTAATGAAGCCCAAAGTAAAGGTGACATTCAAGGCTGGAGATTGCTATCAATCACTCAATGGCAATCATGCATAATGGGATACGAGGCTCAATTGAATCCCATCTGCCTCGGCTAACCAAAAACCACTCTCAAACCCAACAGTAAGCTCATTCCATGTAGCCATGCCATGGACAACAGTTCCGGGACAGTGGAGGACCCCGCGAGCTACAGTAAAACCTTATACTTCAGGCCTGAAAGCCGCCGCTCACCGCGCTACGAATAATCGACGCTCAGCTTGCCCCAAaacttttccctctctcgAGACCAGTCCAGTCCAAAAGACCAACCTCGACACGTGTATCCGACAGATCTCTGTAATTTTACCTGTCTAATTGTCCTCATCTCCTGTACCATCACCTTTTTTCCCAAGTGTATTAGTCCTCTTCAAGGTACGTGCAGTTTCAATTCTCTCTCAACCGCGTTTGCCCTTTGTCACACCAGCCAGCCCGCCAGCTGGAGCTTTCCGGGGAAGCTCAGTCAGCTCCAGGGAGAGCAAGACGCCTTCGAGCAGGACATCTCCGAGCATGTCAGTGTCAGAGCAGAGCCAATGCGTCCCGGATCAACAATGCCAATCACGATCCCaattggtgttgatggaaaaGTCGCTCAAACCCGGCTTCGATGCCGGTCCTCTCCTCGTCTACAGTATACCTCGTCAtgtctccttgcccttgtcctCGCCCATTTTCCCGGTCTCACGGAGGGGAGCTTGCCATCCTGGTGTCCgattcactcactcactcacccACCATCCACCGGCCACCTCACCCACGGGGCCGTGGACTGGATGAGACTCGAGGTGGAGGGGCCATGCAATGGCGAGAATCCACTGTGGTGGCCACGTCCCAGGATCCCTCCAATGGGCATGGATCCTTGGACAAAAGTCTGCTGCACCTCGGGGGCATCGGGCCACTCGCTCAACACGTCTGGGTGacgctgggctgggctgcctGAGGGGCTGGCTGGCTTGAGACTTGGAAGGGCCCGAGGCGTGGGCGGGCGTGGGCGTGGTCCTGGCAACCACCATCAGCTCAATGGTAGCCCCATCAGAGCTGTGTTTGGGGGATCCCTTG
This region includes:
- a CDS encoding Zn(2)-C6 fungal-type domain-containing protein, translated to MFRHLMSAKVRSNAGCWTCRLRRKKCDEKRPVCDGCGALEITCHYEDEKPEWMDGGPKQKAMAEKIKAQVKKQASQRRDRKYMEMLEAGTRNVTLQNGEHDAAMSAASDTDPPSGHDVGSTPASSNTSGASPPDMPWHSHFSVRTEDHSNATGASTEVHFIMIYLDYVFPHLFPFYRPPILAGGRGWVLDVLQSNKSVWHTAISLTSYFFSIVMANGEKQHEECTNRMVHQLQSQLEMGLRELQREMSAVNHTSSAAGVRDKLLVLQAILQMLIFEVSTSNKDHWRMHLDAALTMFQQILPQPEQWGETIEALYSYRWPPPEMGIRRPFSTSQAALRFFTANILYIDVMSSITLEQAPRLQKYQAQVIPGCRAHTSPEEMRISGSLFMEEYIGLQNWVVQMIGDIAALDAWKKEQRKANSLSMTELVQRGKVMEDAIKGGLSVLEAQFASCSPTIDPILNRVVAEPAPLSHMPDSKAKEAPGLAINNIIWLQAAHTYLHVVISGWQPSCPEIRCSVSRMTSLLMDLPTNTCLRTLVWPFCIAGCLSPPEDEDKYRAMIERMGPLNVFGTAREALEVMEKVWAQRDQIDESWDVAKCLRILGHGVLLI
- a CDS encoding ENTH domain-containing protein; the encoded protein is MDLNDLKSTVSNLTLYDLKAGFRKAQNAVMNFTEMEAKVREATNNEPWGASSTLMQEIANGTFNYQTLNEIMPMIYRRFTEKAAEEWRQIYKALQLLEFLIKHGSERVIDDARGHISLLKMLRQFHFIDQNGKDQGINVRNRAKELAELLSDVDRIRSERKKARATKNKYTGVEGGATFGGGFSSGSSGRYGGFGSESADYGGGSSGGANFGGYSGGVYGDGGGFGGQSDDWREGGGSGSGSRADRFEEYDEFDEDERPAPASRAAAKRPERAPAAKKAAEPPKKKEPEVDLFSFDDTAPASSSAAPAASSFAAMAPTNTAAASAPADDDDEFDDFQSATPAAQPAASSNFAQTAAPAVTSAASTTAHFAAPQPQSAPQQADISQMVSMASISPANSARGTPGVNYSAFSIPAAAPAAAPAAQQGGFQSGPNYFGTVQAQPAKPASVSGLPGMSSASNAPTTMANMKPVTSPGAKPPAAGGDAFGALWGKASAGIKKSSTPTAGPTMGQLAKEKSSAGIWGAPSAGSSSGNAAPKTGGSAMDDLLG